From Lysobacter auxotrophicus, the proteins below share one genomic window:
- the nuoN gene encoding NADH-quinone oxidoreductase subunit NuoN: protein MNMPVRSAADLLPLLPELVVILGAFALLMLDLFVDERRRVVSHLFAIAVLAVATFMLATGVGEHGTVLSGMFVRDTAADVMKVTICVVGILSMIYTWPYLRARDLYKGEVSVLMLFAIAGMMLLVSSGSLVMVYLGLEMLALCSYALVAVDRDSPLASEAAIKYFVLGALASGLLLYGLSLIYGATGSLQLDEIAIATQQRIAEGNTLMLITAVVFVVAGIAFKFGAAPFHMWLPDVYHGAPTPITLFIGSAPKLAAFGMTYRLLEIGAPAFEEQWRLMLAVLAVLSLAIGNLSAMVQTNFKRLLAYSTISHVGFLFVGLAGGGREGFAAALFYAISYAIMSAAAFGAIVVLSRRGFEADRIEDYRGLNARNPWMAGLVLCVMASLAGVPPFLGFWSKLAVLRAALQGDMLWLTLVGVVFAVVGAFYYLRVIKAMYFDEPDGQGIEATDNRPLRIAFGVNALALLALGLAWNPIMAWCQRAFAG, encoded by the coding sequence ATGAACATGCCTGTCCGCTCCGCCGCCGACCTGCTGCCGCTCCTGCCTGAGCTGGTGGTGATCCTCGGCGCGTTCGCGCTGCTGATGCTCGACCTGTTCGTGGACGAGCGCCGCCGCGTCGTCAGCCATCTCTTCGCCATCGCCGTGCTGGCCGTGGCGACCTTCATGCTCGCCACCGGCGTGGGCGAACACGGCACCGTGCTCAGCGGCATGTTCGTGCGCGACACCGCGGCCGACGTCATGAAGGTGACCATCTGCGTCGTCGGCATCCTGTCGATGATCTACACCTGGCCGTACCTGCGCGCCCGCGACCTGTACAAGGGCGAGGTGTCGGTGCTGATGCTGTTCGCGATCGCCGGCATGATGCTGCTGGTCTCGTCCGGCAGCCTGGTGATGGTGTACCTGGGCCTGGAAATGCTGGCGCTGTGCTCGTACGCGCTGGTCGCGGTGGATCGCGACAGCCCGCTCGCCTCCGAGGCGGCCATCAAGTACTTCGTGCTCGGCGCGCTGGCCTCGGGCCTGCTGCTGTACGGCCTGTCGCTGATCTACGGCGCGACCGGCTCGCTGCAGCTCGACGAGATCGCCATTGCGACCCAACAGCGCATCGCCGAAGGCAACACGCTGATGCTGATCACCGCCGTGGTGTTCGTCGTCGCCGGCATCGCCTTCAAGTTCGGCGCCGCGCCGTTCCACATGTGGCTGCCGGACGTGTACCACGGTGCGCCGACGCCGATCACGCTGTTCATCGGTTCCGCGCCGAAGCTCGCCGCGTTCGGCATGACCTATCGCCTGCTCGAGATCGGCGCCCCGGCGTTCGAGGAACAATGGCGCCTGATGCTCGCCGTCCTCGCGGTGCTGTCGCTGGCCATCGGCAACCTCAGCGCGATGGTGCAGACCAACTTCAAGCGACTGCTGGCGTACTCGACGATCTCGCACGTCGGCTTCCTGTTCGTCGGCCTTGCCGGCGGCGGTCGCGAAGGCTTCGCCGCCGCGCTGTTCTACGCGATCAGCTACGCGATCATGTCGGCGGCGGCGTTCGGCGCGATCGTGGTGCTGTCGCGCCGCGGCTTCGAAGCCGACCGCATCGAGGACTACAGGGGCCTCAATGCGCGCAATCCGTGGATGGCGGGTCTGGTGCTGTGCGTGATGGCCTCGCTGGCCGGCGTGCCGCCGTTCCTGGGCTTCTGGTCGAAGCTCGCCGTGCTGCGCGCCGCGCTGCAGGGCGACATGCTGTGGCTGACCCTGGTGGGCGTCGTGTTCGCGGTGGTGGGTGCGTTCTACTACCTGCGCGTGATCAAGGCGATGTACTTCGACGAGCCGGACGGGCAGGGCATCGAAGCCACCGACAACCGTCCGCTGCGCATCGCGTTTGGCGTGAATGCACTGGCGCTGCTCGCGCTGGGCCTGGCGTGGAATCCGATCATGGCGTGGTGCCAGAGGGCGTTCGCGGGCTGA
- the rimP gene encoding ribosome maturation factor RimP, protein MADKAVEIANLLAPTVASLGVELLGAEYLPSPGSAVLRLYIDVPADQATGEDGQPRSVTIEDCEAVSREVSAQLDVEDPISGMYTLEVSSPGIDRPLFTLAHYERFAGETAKVGLKLPQDGRRRLQGRIVRVQGSDVVFDLDGSEFVVAFGNIDKARLVPDWAALGMAPVKPGKDKPAKGAPKGSASKAKK, encoded by the coding sequence GTGGCCGATAAAGCTGTCGAAATCGCGAACCTGCTCGCCCCGACCGTCGCGTCGCTGGGCGTCGAGCTGCTGGGCGCGGAATACCTGCCGTCGCCGGGCAGCGCCGTGCTGCGCCTGTACATCGATGTGCCGGCCGACCAGGCCACGGGCGAAGACGGCCAGCCGCGTTCGGTGACGATCGAGGATTGCGAGGCGGTCAGCCGCGAGGTGTCCGCGCAGCTCGACGTCGAGGATCCGATCAGCGGCATGTACACGCTGGAAGTGTCGTCCCCGGGCATCGACCGCCCGCTGTTCACGCTGGCGCATTACGAGCGCTTCGCTGGCGAGACCGCCAAGGTCGGCCTCAAGCTGCCGCAGGACGGCCGTCGTCGCCTGCAGGGCCGCATCGTGCGCGTGCAGGGTTCTGACGTCGTGTTCGACCTGGACGGCAGCGAGTTCGTCGTCGCATTCGGCAACATCGACAAGGCGCGCCTGGTCCCGGACTGGGCCGCGCTGGGAATGGCCCCGGTCAAGCCGGGCAAGGACAAGCCGGCGAAGGGCGCCCCGAAGGGCAGCGCTTCGAAGGCGAAGAAGTAA
- the nusA gene encoding transcription termination factor NusA, whose amino-acid sequence MSKELLLVVDAVANEKGVPREVIFEAIEAALASAAKKRYHDEDVLVRVTIDQKDGSYETFRRMEVVADDVVMESPDRQIRMMDAIDEVEGVEVGDYIEEQIENPEFGRIAAQAAKQVIVQRVREAERQQVVDAWKDRVGELVTGVVKRVERGNIYVDLGGNAEAIIPKDKGIPRDVLRTGDRVRGYLFDVRSEPRGPQLFISRAAPEFMMELFKLEVPEVGQGLVSIKACARDPGDRAKIAVVAHDNRTDPIGACIGMRGSRVQAVSNELNGERVDIVLWSDNPAQFVINAMAPAEVQSIIVDEEKHSMDLAVAEDRLAQAIGKGGQNVRLASRLSGWQLNVMTQDQVTAKSEAEQASARQLFQDKLEVDEEIAGILVSEGFSTVEEIAYVPVGELLAVEGFDEDIVEELRSRARDALLNEALAAEEELDEHQPAADLLELDGMDEATAYALAAHGVVTRDDLADMATDELTDIEAIDETRAAALIMEARKHWFE is encoded by the coding sequence ATGAGCAAGGAACTGTTGCTGGTCGTGGACGCAGTCGCCAACGAGAAGGGCGTGCCGCGTGAGGTCATCTTCGAGGCCATCGAGGCCGCGTTGGCCTCGGCCGCGAAGAAGCGCTATCACGACGAGGACGTGCTGGTGCGCGTCACCATCGACCAGAAGGACGGCAGCTACGAGACCTTCCGCCGCATGGAGGTCGTGGCCGACGACGTCGTGATGGAATCGCCGGACCGCCAGATCCGCATGATGGACGCCATCGACGAGGTCGAGGGCGTGGAAGTCGGCGACTACATCGAAGAACAGATCGAGAACCCCGAGTTCGGCCGCATCGCCGCCCAGGCCGCCAAGCAGGTCATCGTCCAGCGCGTGCGCGAAGCCGAGCGCCAGCAGGTCGTGGATGCGTGGAAGGACCGCGTGGGCGAGCTGGTCACCGGCGTGGTCAAGCGCGTGGAGCGCGGCAACATCTACGTCGACCTGGGCGGCAACGCCGAGGCGATCATCCCCAAGGACAAGGGCATCCCGCGCGACGTGCTGCGCACCGGCGACCGCGTGCGCGGTTACCTGTTCGACGTGCGCAGCGAACCCCGCGGCCCGCAGCTGTTCATCAGCCGCGCGGCGCCGGAATTCATGATGGAGCTGTTCAAGCTCGAAGTGCCGGAAGTCGGCCAGGGCCTGGTGTCGATCAAGGCCTGCGCCCGCGATCCGGGCGACCGCGCCAAGATCGCCGTCGTCGCGCACGACAACCGCACCGATCCCATCGGCGCCTGCATCGGTATGCGCGGCTCGCGCGTGCAGGCCGTGAGCAACGAGCTCAACGGCGAGCGCGTGGACATCGTGCTGTGGTCCGACAACCCGGCCCAGTTCGTCATCAACGCGATGGCGCCGGCCGAAGTGCAGTCGATCATCGTCGATGAAGAGAAGCACTCGATGGACCTGGCCGTGGCGGAAGACCGCCTGGCGCAGGCGATCGGCAAGGGCGGCCAGAACGTGCGCCTGGCCAGCCGCCTGTCGGGTTGGCAGCTGAACGTGATGACCCAGGACCAGGTCACGGCGAAGTCGGAGGCCGAACAGGCGTCCGCCCGCCAGCTGTTCCAGGACAAGCTGGAGGTCGACGAGGAAATCGCCGGCATCCTGGTCTCGGAAGGCTTCAGCACGGTCGAGGAAATCGCCTACGTGCCGGTCGGCGAGCTGCTGGCGGTCGAGGGCTTCGACGAGGACATCGTCGAGGAACTGCGCTCGCGAGCCCGCGACGCCCTGCTCAACGAGGCCCTGGCGGCCGAGGAAGAGCTGGACGAGCACCAGCCGGCGGCCGACCTGCTCGAGCTGGACGGCATGGACGAGGCGACCGCCTACGCCCTGGCCGCCCATGGCGTGGTCACCCGCGACGACCTGGCCGACATGGCCACCGACGAGCTGACAGATATCGAAGCCATCGACGAGACCCGCGCCGCCGCGCTGATCATGGAAGCGCGCAAGCACTGGTTCGAATGA
- the infB gene encoding translation initiation factor IF-2, with the protein MSQQTTIRKLAELVNTPVEKLLEQLAEAGMTFSGPDQVVTSIEKVKLLGFLKRAHGKGEDKAEPGDASKKITLNRSRKQEITVGGGKNKTTVDVVVRKKVTLVKPTESQPMSEGDERAEILRKLEESKQRNLAEQQRLAADDKRRADELDAARREAEEAARQKAEEEERARLADASAVAEEDEPARKPAGTHGHGHGHGHPKPAAPARAPEPARGAPAHKTRGSHAMVATVEDDDRTNRFAGQMHLSATDRARRSSSSRGKAKPTRRHAEQARSGSGFMRPTAPIVREVAIGETITVADLAQKMALKGGDVVKALFKMGVMATINQSIDYDTAALVTEELGHVVVRADAATAEEALLAHVEETQGEKTSRPPVVTIMGHVDHGKTSLLDYIRRTKVASGEAGGITQHIGAYHVETDKGVISFLDTPGHAAFTSMRARGAKLTDIVVLVVAADDGVMPQTREAIQHAKAAGVPLIVAINKIDKSDADPSRVKNDLLAEDVVAEDFGGDTQMVELSAKTGLGVDDLLDSISLQAEVLELRAVPTGRATGTVIESALDKGRGPVATVLVQQGELKKGDYLVCGVQYGRVRALFDENGKQVEKAGPSIPVQVLGLSGVPDAGDDFVVVDDERLAKDVAQQRDAKRRESRLVAAAGNRMEDIMAQMGKGEGQLSLNLVVKADVQGSVEALRQSLTALSNEQIRINVISSGVGGITESDANAALTAKATIIGFNVRADASARKVIEANGLDLRYFSIIYDVIDQVKQVASGILGVEIREEIIGTAEVRDVFRSSKFGAVAGCMVVEGVVKRNKPIRVLRDNAVIFEGELESLRRFKDNVDEVRSGTECGIGVKAYNDVKPGDQIECFERIEVQRTL; encoded by the coding sequence ATGTCGCAGCAAACCACCATCCGCAAGCTGGCCGAACTGGTGAACACGCCGGTCGAGAAGTTGCTGGAGCAGCTGGCCGAGGCCGGCATGACCTTCAGCGGCCCCGACCAGGTCGTGACCAGCATCGAGAAAGTCAAGCTGCTCGGCTTCCTCAAGCGTGCCCATGGCAAGGGCGAGGACAAGGCCGAGCCGGGCGACGCGTCGAAGAAGATCACGCTCAACCGCAGCCGGAAGCAGGAAATCACCGTCGGCGGCGGCAAGAACAAGACGACGGTCGATGTCGTGGTGCGCAAGAAGGTCACGCTGGTGAAGCCGACCGAGTCGCAGCCGATGTCGGAAGGCGACGAGCGCGCCGAGATCCTGCGCAAGCTGGAGGAATCCAAGCAGCGCAACCTCGCCGAGCAGCAGCGCCTGGCCGCCGACGACAAGCGCCGCGCCGATGAGCTCGACGCCGCCCGTCGCGAGGCCGAGGAAGCCGCGCGCCAGAAGGCCGAGGAAGAAGAGCGTGCGCGCCTGGCCGATGCCAGTGCGGTCGCCGAGGAAGACGAGCCGGCCCGCAAGCCCGCCGGCACCCATGGCCACGGCCATGGTCACGGTCATCCCAAGCCCGCCGCGCCGGCGCGTGCGCCCGAACCCGCCCGCGGCGCCCCGGCGCACAAGACGCGCGGTTCGCACGCGATGGTCGCGACCGTCGAGGACGACGACCGCACCAACCGCTTCGCCGGCCAGATGCACCTGAGCGCCACCGACCGTGCGCGCCGCTCCAGCAGCTCGCGCGGCAAGGCCAAGCCGACCCGCCGTCACGCCGAGCAGGCCCGTTCGGGCAGCGGCTTCATGCGCCCGACCGCGCCCATCGTCCGTGAAGTGGCGATCGGCGAGACCATCACCGTCGCCGACCTGGCGCAGAAGATGGCGCTCAAGGGCGGCGACGTGGTGAAGGCGCTGTTCAAGATGGGCGTCATGGCGACCATCAACCAGTCGATCGACTACGACACCGCCGCGCTGGTGACCGAGGAACTCGGCCACGTGGTGGTGAGGGCCGATGCCGCGACCGCGGAAGAGGCACTGCTGGCCCACGTCGAGGAGACGCAGGGCGAGAAGACCTCGCGTCCGCCGGTGGTCACCATCATGGGCCACGTCGACCACGGCAAGACCTCGCTGCTGGACTACATCCGCCGCACCAAGGTGGCCTCCGGCGAAGCCGGCGGCATCACCCAGCACATCGGCGCGTACCACGTGGAAACCGACAAGGGCGTCATCAGCTTCCTCGACACCCCGGGCCACGCGGCGTTCACCTCGATGCGCGCCCGCGGCGCGAAGCTCACCGACATCGTCGTGCTGGTCGTGGCCGCCGACGACGGCGTGATGCCGCAGACGCGCGAAGCCATCCAGCACGCGAAGGCCGCCGGCGTTCCGCTGATCGTGGCGATCAACAAGATCGACAAGTCCGATGCCGATCCGTCGCGCGTCAAGAACGACCTGCTGGCCGAAGACGTGGTCGCCGAGGATTTCGGCGGCGACACGCAGATGGTCGAGCTGTCGGCCAAGACGGGCCTGGGCGTGGACGACCTGCTCGACTCGATCTCGCTGCAGGCCGAAGTGCTCGAACTGCGTGCCGTCCCGACGGGCCGCGCGACGGGTACGGTGATCGAATCCGCGCTCGACAAGGGCCGCGGTCCGGTCGCCACCGTGCTGGTGCAGCAGGGCGAACTCAAGAAGGGCGACTACCTCGTGTGCGGCGTGCAGTACGGCCGCGTGCGTGCGCTGTTCGACGAGAACGGCAAGCAGGTCGAGAAGGCCGGCCCGTCGATTCCGGTGCAGGTGCTGGGCCTGTCGGGCGTGCCCGACGCGGGCGACGACTTCGTGGTCGTCGACGACGAGCGCCTGGCGAAGGACGTCGCGCAGCAGCGCGATGCCAAGCGCCGCGAATCGCGCCTGGTCGCCGCCGCCGGCAACCGCATGGAAGACATCATGGCCCAGATGGGCAAGGGCGAGGGCCAGCTGAGCCTCAACCTTGTCGTCAAGGCCGACGTGCAGGGTTCGGTGGAAGCGCTGCGCCAGTCGCTCACCGCGCTGTCCAACGAGCAGATCCGCATCAACGTGATCAGCTCCGGCGTGGGCGGCATCACCGAGTCCGACGCCAACGCCGCGCTCACCGCGAAGGCCACGATCATCGGCTTCAACGTGCGTGCCGACGCGTCGGCCCGCAAGGTGATCGAAGCCAACGGCCTGGACCTGCGCTACTTCTCGATCATCTATGACGTGATCGACCAGGTGAAGCAGGTGGCCTCGGGCATCCTGGGCGTGGAGATCCGCGAAGAGATCATCGGCACCGCCGAGGTCCGCGACGTCTTCCGCAGCTCGAAGTTCGGCGCCGTCGCCGGCTGCATGGTCGTGGAGGGCGTGGTCAAGCGGAACAAGCCGATCCGCGTGCTGCGCGACAACGCGGTCATCTTCGAAGGCGAACTGGAATCGCTGCGTCGCTTCAAGGACAACGTGGACGAAGTCCGCAGCGGCACCGAGTGCGGCATCGGCGTGAAGGCGTACAACGACGTCAAGCCGGGCGACCAGATCGAGTGCTTCGAGCGCATCGAAGTCCAGCGCACGCTCTGA
- the rbfA gene encoding 30S ribosome-binding factor RbfA: MPSKSFHRTDRVSAQLRRELGTLVHEAVREHGLPSVSVSDVEVSRDLAHAKVFVTALQPERSKEAVKALKELSRELRFQLGRAVKMRHVPELHFHYDDSVDRGERIGNLLRDNPAAGQDDTDPADD; the protein is encoded by the coding sequence GTGCCAAGCAAATCGTTCCATCGCACCGACCGCGTTTCCGCCCAGCTCCGCAGGGAGCTGGGCACCCTGGTGCACGAGGCCGTGCGCGAGCACGGCCTGCCGTCCGTCAGCGTGTCCGACGTGGAGGTCTCGCGCGATCTCGCGCACGCCAAGGTGTTCGTCACCGCGCTGCAGCCGGAGCGTTCGAAGGAAGCGGTGAAGGCGCTCAAGGAGCTTTCCCGCGAGCTGCGTTTCCAGCTCGGTCGCGCGGTGAAGATGCGCCACGTGCCGGAGCTGCATTTCCATTACGACGACTCGGTCGATCGTGGCGAACGCATCGGCAACCTGCTGCGCGACAACCCGGCTGCCGGGCAGGACGACACGGATCCCGCGGACGACTGA
- the truB gene encoding tRNA pseudouridine(55) synthase TruB, with protein MTKAKTRFRPLDGILLLDKPQGLSSNQALQQARHLFRAEKGGHTGSLDPLATGLLPLCFGEATKIAGLLLGSAKAYETTAVLGLTTDSDDADGAPLLERTVPELNDAAIEAALAPLRGPIRQRAPIYSALKQGGEPLYAKARRGEAIEAPERDVVVHRLDVLERDGPRLRLHVECGSGTYVRSLVRDLGEALGCGAHVATLRRLWVDPFRAPRMITLEALRAMRESDGEAAIDGLLLPIEAGLSQFPRVDLDAASTRRLGQGQGVDCAPADDGLVAVFGLDGRCLGLGQRSGARLTPQRLFRWAVQGGQAEQPVGSTA; from the coding sequence ATGACGAAAGCCAAGACGCGCTTCCGCCCGCTCGACGGCATCCTGCTGCTGGACAAGCCGCAGGGCCTGAGTTCCAACCAGGCCCTCCAGCAGGCGCGCCATCTGTTCCGTGCGGAAAAGGGCGGTCACACCGGCAGCCTGGATCCGTTGGCGACGGGCCTGTTGCCGCTGTGCTTCGGCGAGGCGACCAAGATCGCGGGCCTGCTGCTCGGCTCGGCGAAGGCCTACGAAACCACCGCGGTGCTCGGCCTCACCACCGACAGCGACGACGCCGACGGTGCGCCGCTGCTCGAGCGCACGGTTCCCGAGCTGAACGATGCGGCCATCGAAGCGGCGCTCGCGCCCCTGCGCGGCCCGATCCGCCAGCGCGCCCCGATCTACTCGGCCCTGAAGCAGGGCGGCGAGCCGCTCTACGCGAAGGCGCGTCGGGGTGAGGCCATCGAGGCGCCCGAGCGCGACGTCGTGGTCCACCGGCTCGACGTGCTCGAACGCGATGGGCCGCGCCTGCGACTGCACGTCGAATGCGGTTCCGGCACCTACGTACGCAGCTTGGTCCGCGACCTGGGCGAGGCGCTCGGCTGCGGCGCCCATGTCGCCACCTTGCGCCGGCTCTGGGTCGACCCGTTCCGCGCGCCCCGGATGATCACGCTAGAGGCCCTCCGGGCGATGCGCGAATCCGACGGGGAGGCGGCGATCGACGGCCTACTGCTGCCGATCGAGGCCGGGCTTTCGCAGTTCCCGCGGGTCGACCTGGACGCCGCGTCGACCCGCCGCCTCGGGCAGGGGCAGGGCGTGGATTGCGCCCCGGCGGACGACGGGCTGGTCGCCGTTTTCGGGCTCGACGGTCGTTGTCTGGGCCTGGGCCAGCGTTCCGGCGCCCGGCTCACGCCACAGCGCCTGTTCCGCTGGGCGGTGCAGGGTGGTCAGGCTGAACAGCCAGTGGGTTCGACCGCCTGA
- the rpsO gene encoding 30S ribosomal protein S15 codes for MSIDTSKIIEDNKRGANDTGSPEVQVALLTARIEQLTGHFKIHKQDHHSRRGLLQMVNRRRSLLDYLKRKDNERYKALIEKLGLRR; via the coding sequence ATGTCCATCGACACCAGCAAGATCATCGAAGACAACAAGCGCGGCGCCAACGACACCGGTTCGCCGGAAGTCCAGGTCGCCCTGCTCACCGCTCGCATCGAGCAGCTCACCGGCCACTTCAAGATCCACAAGCAGGACCACCACAGCCGTCGTGGCCTGCTGCAGATGGTCAACCGTCGCCGCAGCCTGCTCGACTACCTGAAGCGCAAGGACAACGAGCGCTACAAGGCTCTGATCGAGAAACTCGGTCTGCGCCGCTAA